GACTAGCGCCTGCTGATCAGCGAGTGTGCCACTGGTCAGCGTCACGGCCCACTGCTCAAGTGCCGCGTTGGGAGGATTTATGTGGTTAGAGTTCACTGTGCATGTTCAACTAATGCGTATGAATTCATTCGAAAAGCGCGCTTGCGCAGAGCGAACAACGACGTCAATCAAATCGCGTAACTCCGTGACGCATGTGCCACGTGACATTATCGGCCCCGCCCAcgctggagcagcgaagtggcaATAAGCGTGGAGCAaattccttcctccatggttaaAAGCCTCTCCTCCTCACACTATACATAAAATTCTGAAAGAAGGAAACGATACTCTTGCTGTATAACCCTTTACAAGTTTCGGCCCTCGTCTGCTTTCGACATCGCAtgctttgcggcgccggtcgCTTTGCCGACGTGTTTCTTCATGTGTGGCGGGCAGCTACGGGGGCGCTTGGTCTTGTGCTCCTAGGCCTCAAAATTGCGAAGTGTGCAGCAAGACCAACACGGATACAACGGGCACCGCTACCTGCATGCGCTTTCTCGGGAGCTGCAGGCCGCTCATTTCTCCGCCGCGGACCATGAACTATCATTTTGTTGCATCCGTAGACGAAGCAGTCATCGTGCTTGGCCCGCAGAAGAGTCGGCACATCTTGGCAACCGATTATTCCACTCTATGTTAACTGAATTTATTTGTGTCGCATATAGTAGAATTTACAGAAAATGCGGTACGTgatggtggtttcttttcatatGTTTGCATAAATACAAAGCAAGTTTTTGCAATTATCTCCGGTTTTATGGTAGATCTGCGTGCATTGAATTGTGTGTGCTCAGTGTGCACGAAATGATCGTTTATGTATTGCTTGCATTCAGTTTGTGCGGTATGAAGCACTGGGAATGACAGCTGCAATGTTTTGAGATAACCTTAACACCTCCGGTCTGTCGACACACTTTTGTATCTGTACGGCACGGGATTCTCTAACATAGACGTGAAATGTATTTTGGGAACCAATCTACTTGAAATAAAAATTACAGGAAGGATAATTCAATAAAATCATGCAAAATATGCTGTCTGTTCTCCCTGCATTCGCCCAGCACTATGGTCAAAATTTTTACCAGCAGCGCGACCAATTTCAACGTGCCACAACAACAAACAAAGGTTGTACGAAAGCCTAAGCAAAGCACGGCACGAGGCGCGTGTAGAGCAGGCGGACGAGAATAAATCCACCCACCTCCCCTAGAGGGCCCGCTAAAGGGCGAGTCCGCGCCTGTAGATGCCATGCGAGCACTCCCAGCTCTCGCCGGTTGTGGTTGTCCGCTGTCATTGAGATAAATACATTTTTTCTGCGTCTCCCTCTCGTTATGGACGTATCTGAAGGAAAGATTAGCGACGACTTCTGTAATGCGTGGCCAACGGAGGGGGGgtcattttggagcaatccaggcagccgcgagACTGGGCAGCGGTTAACCCCCCGTTCCTTCTGTGCAGAGCTTCGACGGCGATCAAGTGTTTTTGCGGCCGGACCATCGTCACCTCATCCCTGCCACATCACTGTGCTGTTGCGGTGGTACACACGTGTCGGCGCAAGATGTTCCTGCGGAAACTCCCCCTTGACGCGTCTGGCCTGGTCTGACGTCACCGCTCAGCTATAAAAGACTGCGTTGGTCGACGGGggtcgtcattttggagcaatccaggcagccgcgagACTGGGCAGCGGTTAACCCCCGTTCCTTCTGTGCAGAGCTTCGACGGCGATCAAGTGTTTTTGCGGCCGGACCATCGTCACCTCATCCCTGCCACATCACTGTGCTGTTGCGGTGGTACACACGTGTCGGCGCAAGATGTTCCTGCGGAAACTCCCCCTTGACGCGTCTGGCCTGGTCTGACGTCACCGCTCAGCTATAAAAGACTGCGTTGGTCGACGGGggtcgtcattttggagcaatccaggcagccgcgagACTGGGCAGCGGTTAACCCCCCGTTCCTTCTGTGCAGGTACGTGCTGGAAGTCTTTTCCTGTTAAGTTAAAGAGCGTATCTCTGGCTGCTGGATTGCTCCACTTTTGGCGAGAATCATGTCTGATAAAGCGCCGTCAACGATCAAGGAACTAGCAAAGGCCCTGAATGAGTTATCCGCTCTTTTTGATGCCAAGCATGTAGAACTGAAAGATACGGTGAAAACGGTGATTGAAACAGAGTTACAATCGCTGAAAGAATCTATGAGCTTGATCAATGAAAAGTTCGAGGGTTTCAGATCGGAAATGGTGGAGATGAGGAAAGAACTTGCTGTCACTAAAGCAGAAAATGAGGCAATAAGGAGTACTAACGCCCATTTGACATCAGAATTAAAGAAAGTCAGGAGAGAGTTGACTGATATGCAACAATACAGTCGCCGAAATAACCTGGAGATAAAGGGTGTTCCTGTGGTTGCGGACGAGAACCTCATCTCCACCATGAAAACGATTTCTGGATGCCTGAACACTGAAGTGGTCGAGTCTGACATTGAAGTTATTCATCGTGTACCTACAAAGAAAAAAGATGAACAGAACATAATTGTCAAATTTTTTTCCCGTACAGTGCGGGATAAAATTCTGAAAGttgcaaagaagcaaaggcttaatGTTTCTCAGTTGGGTTTTGAAGGCAATACGCCCGTTTTTGTGAATGAGCACTTATGTCCTGCTAATAAAGTATTGCTGGGAATGGCGgtgaaagcaaagaaagagaaaaaatggaAGTTCACGTGGGTGTCAGACGGAAAAATTTTGATGCGCAAAGTTGAAAACTCACATGTTCTTCACGTGACAAGTGCAGAAGACTTGCGACAAGTTCTCTAACACAATGGCTGTTTGTGTAAAGCAAATCGAGCAAACCTGGATAGAAAGGGAAAACATATCTATTTTGCATTGTAATATCCGCAGCATACATAAAAATTTAGACCTTCTTCTTTCCTATTTATCACAATTCTCCTTTCATTATGACATTATTGCAATTACAGAAACATGGTTAAAGGAAAATGAAACCGCTGAAATACCCGGATATGCCATGATATCTTTACCAAGGTGCCGCCAATCACGCGGTGGGGGTGTATCGCTTTTCATAAAGAATAGTGTTGATTACCAGGTTGTAAAAGATAGCTCATGTAGTAAGCAGTCTGTCGAATCTCTTTTTGTACACCTCGGCTGTGGTCTTAACATTGGTGTGGTATACCGGCCTCCCAACGCAAGCGTAAAGGACTTTCTCTCGGATATGGAAACTATCTTCAACCCACTAATGACAACCAATACTCCACTTGTTatatgcggtgatttcaacatcGATCTTTTAAAAGATGGATGTTCCGAGTGCGACTACCTGCTTCTCATGCAGTCATTTAACCTTAAAAACGTTATTTCCTCACCTACTCGTATAACACAGACATCTGCATCCCTTATTGATCATATGTTCTGCAACAATGAAATGACTGTACGCGCTGGCGTTTGTGATATAGCTATTGCTGATCACTGTCCGACTTTCATGTGTTTACCACGCACTTACTTATATCCGCATTGCAAAACGTATTCTAGAGACAAAAGAACTCGAGTAAATTACGCCTGCGTTCGAAACTTCTTGCAGAGCATTGATTTTGTGAAATTGTACGACAGTGATGTGAATATAGAGTGTGAAAATTTTATCCGCTGCGTAT
The Amblyomma americanum isolate KBUSLIRL-KWMA chromosome 3, ASM5285725v1, whole genome shotgun sequence genome window above contains:
- the LOC144122964 gene encoding uncharacterized protein LOC144122964, whose product is MSDKAPSTIKELAKALNELSALFDAKHVELKDTVKTVIETELQSLKESMSLINEKFEGFRSEMVEMRKELAVTKAENEAIRSTNAHLTSELKKVRRELTDMQQYSRRNNLEIKGVPVVADENLISTMKTISGCLNTEVVESDIEVIHRVPTKKKDEQNIIVKFFSRTVRDKILKVAKKQRLNVSQLGFEGNTPVFVNEHLCPANKVLLGMAVKAKKEKKWKFTWVSDGKILMRKVENSHVLHVTSAEDLRQVL